From the genome of Vulpes lagopus strain Blue_001 chromosome 2, ASM1834538v1, whole genome shotgun sequence, one region includes:
- the TCF21 gene encoding transcription factor 21, translated as MSTGSLSDVEDLQEVEMLDCDGLKMDSSKEFVTSNESTEESSNCEAGSPQKGRGGLGKRRRAPAKKSPLSGGGQEGKQVQRNAANARERARMRVLSKAFSRLKTTLPWVPPDTKLSKLDTLRLASSYIAHLRQILANDKYENGYIHPVNLTWPFMVAGKPESDLKEVVTASRLCGTTAS; from the exons ATGTCCACCGGCTCCCTCAGCGATGTGGAGGATCTTCAGGAGGTGGAGATGCTGGACTGTGACGGGCTGAAAATGGACTCGAGCAAAGAGTTCGTGACTTCCAACGAGAGCACCGAGGAGAGCTCCAACTGCGAGGCGGGGTCGCCGCAGAAGGGCCGCGGAGGCCTGGGCAAGAGGAGGAGAGCGCCCGCCAAGAAGAGCCCGCTGAGCGGCGGCGGCCAGGAGGGCAAGCAGGTCCAGCGCAACGCGGCCAACGCGCGCGAGCGGGCCCGGATGCGGGTGCTGAGCAAGGCCTTCTCCAGGCTCAAGACCACGCTGCCCTGGGTGCCCCCGGACACCAAGCTCTCCAAGCTGGACACGCTCAGGCTGGCGTCCAGCTACATCGCGCACTTGAGGCAGATCCTGGCCAACGACAAGTACGAGAACGGCTACATTCACCCGGTCAACCTG ACGTGGCCCTTTATGGTGGCCGGGAAACCCGAGAGTGACCTGAAAGAAGTGGTGACCGCGAGCCGCTTATGTGGAACCACAGCGTCCTGA